In the Bordetella genomosp. 10 genome, one interval contains:
- a CDS encoding GntR family transcriptional regulator produces MKKTIADSQALLGDIAYDAVRDAILANDIKPGDRVSEYKVAEWLGISRTPVREGLRRLENEGLLTPHPRRGLVVASIDDAAMQQLYAVRELLEGAAAASAAEHATEAEIATLRHLVQAEKEIMDEPGRMNEHNRVFHEAIYRAAHNKFLLKFLLITSDTLSAYRNVSTLVIEERRKQVLDEHAEICEAISRRDAEGARAVMVRHVRNALKVRVQLQHSELLNEIRQRGGPGLLSKHIKRGGEGGPRG; encoded by the coding sequence ATGAAGAAGACCATTGCCGATTCCCAGGCCTTGCTGGGGGACATCGCCTATGACGCCGTGCGCGACGCCATCCTGGCCAACGATATCAAGCCGGGCGATCGCGTGTCGGAGTACAAGGTGGCCGAGTGGCTGGGGATCAGCCGGACGCCCGTCCGGGAGGGCCTGCGCCGCCTGGAGAACGAGGGGCTGCTGACGCCGCACCCGCGCCGCGGACTGGTCGTCGCCTCGATCGACGATGCCGCCATGCAGCAGCTCTACGCGGTGCGCGAGTTGCTGGAAGGCGCCGCCGCCGCCTCGGCCGCCGAGCATGCGACCGAAGCCGAGATCGCCACCTTGCGTCACCTGGTCCAGGCCGAGAAGGAAATCATGGACGAGCCCGGCCGCATGAACGAGCACAACCGCGTGTTCCACGAGGCCATCTATCGCGCCGCGCACAACAAGTTCCTGCTCAAGTTCCTGTTGATCACCTCGGATACGCTGTCCGCCTATCGCAACGTGTCCACGCTGGTGATCGAGGAAAGGCGCAAGCAGGTGCTCGATGAACACGCGGAAATCTGCGAGGCCATTTCCCGGCGCGATGCCGAGGGCGCGCGCGCCGTCATGGTGCGCCACGTGCGCAATGCGCTGAAAGTGCGCGTGCAGTTGCAGCACAGCGAACTGCTCAACGAGATCCGCCAGCGTGGCGGCCCGGGCCTGCTGTCCAAGCACATCAAGCGCGGCGGCGAGGGCGGCCCGCGCGGCTGA
- a CDS encoding MmgE/PrpD family protein — protein sequence MATAGAASASRRLAEFAANLRYEDIPAEVRERARDCIADTLACCVQGAGLPWSAAIAAYARRYAGGGPCTLFGVAASGMSAPGSTDPGATASGAFTAGVTAPAAALANGAAAHAFELDSLRFPGAGVHPGATLVPALAAACQETGASGRQALTAFVAACEVLFRIGAATHHSSEKLGFHAPGLTGPYGAAIAAGLVHGLDAGRLTQALGIAGSLSAGLLAFTKAGNGGMVKRLHLGRAAEAGIVAAGLAAEGYEGPDTILEGRYGFLQAYCSAGEPALLTQGLGSAWETLNICFKRYPCHVTAQAPLQALRGLMAEHGFDGADIASMALGCSEKIVSHHDIRDPADIMAAQYSVPFCLALAQFRDPEDPGAFDASALRDPAIRQACERIALSAQAGLPSAWSARLAVRLRDGRTLETLADGFRGLPAQPLSREDMRRRFMLRTAAGLDAGAAAAWYDRLQDLENQPAFPAG from the coding sequence ATGGCGACCGCAGGCGCAGCCAGCGCCAGCCGGCGGCTGGCCGAATTCGCGGCGAATCTGCGCTACGAGGATATCCCCGCGGAAGTCCGCGAGCGCGCGCGCGACTGCATCGCCGATACGCTGGCCTGCTGCGTGCAGGGCGCCGGCCTGCCATGGAGCGCCGCCATCGCCGCCTACGCCCGCCGCTACGCCGGCGGCGGTCCGTGCACGCTGTTCGGCGTCGCCGCGTCCGGCATGTCCGCTCCTGGCAGCACAGATCCTGGCGCAACCGCGTCAGGCGCGTTCACGGCCGGCGTGACCGCGCCCGCCGCGGCGCTGGCCAACGGGGCGGCGGCGCATGCCTTCGAGCTGGACAGCCTGCGCTTCCCCGGCGCCGGCGTGCACCCGGGCGCCACGCTGGTGCCCGCGCTCGCGGCCGCCTGCCAGGAGACCGGCGCGAGCGGACGCCAGGCCCTGACCGCCTTCGTCGCCGCCTGCGAAGTGCTCTTTCGCATCGGCGCGGCCACGCATCACAGCAGCGAAAAACTGGGCTTTCACGCGCCCGGGCTGACCGGCCCCTACGGCGCGGCCATCGCGGCCGGCCTCGTCCACGGCCTGGATGCCGGCCGCCTGACGCAGGCCCTGGGCATCGCCGGCTCCCTCTCCGCCGGCCTGCTGGCCTTCACCAAGGCGGGCAACGGCGGCATGGTCAAGCGCCTGCACCTGGGACGCGCCGCCGAGGCGGGCATCGTCGCCGCCGGCCTGGCCGCGGAGGGCTACGAAGGCCCGGACACCATCCTGGAAGGCCGCTACGGTTTTCTCCAGGCCTATTGCAGCGCGGGCGAGCCGGCCTTGTTGACGCAGGGCCTGGGAAGCGCCTGGGAGACGCTGAACATCTGCTTCAAGCGCTATCCCTGCCACGTCACCGCGCAGGCGCCGCTACAGGCGCTGCGCGGCCTGATGGCAGAACACGGCTTCGATGGCGCGGACATCGCGTCGATGGCGCTGGGATGCAGCGAGAAGATCGTCAGCCACCACGACATCCGCGACCCGGCCGACATCATGGCGGCGCAGTACAGCGTGCCCTTCTGCCTGGCGTTGGCCCAGTTCCGCGACCCGGAGGATCCGGGCGCGTTCGACGCAAGCGCCTTGCGGGATCCCGCGATCCGCCAGGCCTGCGAACGCATCGCGCTGAGCGCGCAGGCCGGCCTGCCTTCCGCCTGGAGCGCGCGCCTGGCCGTGCGCCTGCGCGACGGGCGGACGCTGGAGACCTTGGCCGACGGTTTTCGCGGCCTGCCCGCGCAGCCCTTGTCGCGCGAGGACATGCGCCGCCGCTTCATGCTGCGCACCGCCGCCGGCCTGGATGCCGGCGCGGCCGCCGCCTGGTACGACCGGTTGCAGGACCTGGAGAACCAGCCCGCGTTTCCGGCGGGGTAA
- a CDS encoding MmgE/PrpD family protein, with protein MSTTALSDNRYTRGIARFVSELRYEAIPQEVLGRIKLLMLDSLGCAIYGADLEWSRILQKTLTGLDTTQACAVWGTRHKLSAPHAALVNGTQVQGFELDDVHRQGVLHVGAVVLPALISIAEIRGTSVPGRSQPSPGAAVAQRQAGTPMTGREFLAAAVAGYEIGPRVGICMGPEHIAQGWHSGATLGVFSAAAGAARGLGLDVDRTVHALGIAGTQSAGLMAAQYGAMVKRMHAGRSSQSGLYGALFAEQGFTGIVNVLESEYGGFCSTFSRSQDRFQLEALTAGLGQDWQTMGVALKFYSCVGSNHSTLDAIRAMQAERPFGAEDVEDILVHGSQVTMDHVGWKYEPQGLTSAQLNLPYCVATWLLDGDCFVDQFTEDKVADPDRMRIAEKVRVAHDPGITAKGSKFRHMVRVEVTLRDGTHMERTVEAGRGNEKNFASESDIVEKFEKLATHVLPRGQVEEIRDCVLGLDELEDCGVLPRLLAARD; from the coding sequence ATGTCGACGACCGCCCTCTCGGACAATCGCTATACCCGCGGCATCGCCCGCTTCGTCTCGGAATTGCGTTACGAGGCGATCCCGCAAGAAGTGCTCGGCCGCATCAAGCTCTTGATGCTGGACTCGCTCGGTTGCGCGATCTACGGCGCCGACCTGGAATGGAGCCGCATCCTGCAGAAGACCCTGACCGGGCTGGACACCACGCAGGCCTGCGCCGTCTGGGGCACGCGCCACAAGCTCTCGGCGCCCCACGCCGCGCTGGTGAACGGCACGCAGGTGCAGGGCTTCGAACTGGACGACGTGCATCGCCAGGGCGTGCTGCACGTCGGCGCCGTGGTGCTGCCGGCCTTGATCTCGATCGCGGAAATACGGGGCACCAGCGTTCCGGGCCGTTCTCAACCCTCCCCCGGAGCAGCAGTCGCGCAGCGGCAGGCGGGCACGCCAATGACCGGCCGTGAATTCCTCGCCGCCGCGGTGGCGGGCTATGAAATCGGCCCGCGCGTGGGCATCTGCATGGGCCCCGAGCACATCGCGCAGGGCTGGCATTCGGGCGCCACGCTGGGCGTGTTCTCGGCCGCCGCCGGCGCCGCGCGCGGCCTGGGGCTGGACGTGGACCGCACGGTCCACGCGCTGGGTATCGCGGGCACCCAGTCGGCCGGCCTGATGGCGGCCCAGTACGGCGCCATGGTCAAGCGCATGCACGCGGGCCGCTCCTCGCAGAGCGGCCTGTACGGCGCGCTGTTCGCCGAACAGGGCTTCACCGGCATCGTCAACGTGCTGGAGAGCGAATACGGCGGCTTCTGCAGCACCTTCTCCCGCTCGCAGGACCGCTTCCAGCTCGAGGCGCTGACCGCCGGCCTGGGCCAGGACTGGCAGACCATGGGCGTGGCCCTCAAGTTCTACTCCTGCGTCGGCAGCAACCACAGCACGCTGGACGCGATACGCGCCATGCAGGCCGAGCGTCCCTTCGGCGCCGAGGACGTCGAGGACATACTCGTGCATGGCTCGCAGGTCACCATGGACCACGTCGGCTGGAAATACGAACCGCAAGGCCTGACCTCGGCCCAGCTCAACCTGCCCTACTGCGTGGCGACCTGGCTGCTCGACGGCGATTGCTTCGTCGACCAGTTCACCGAAGACAAGGTGGCCGATCCCGACCGCATGCGCATCGCGGAGAAAGTGCGCGTGGCGCACGATCCCGGGATCACGGCGAAGGGCTCCAAGTTCCGCCACATGGTGCGGGTGGAGGTCACCCTGCGCGACGGCACGCATATGGAACGCACCGTCGAGGCGGGCCGCGGCAACGAGAAGAACTTCGCCAGCGAAAGCGACATCGTCGAGAAATTCGAGAAGCTCGCCACGCACGTCCTGCCGCGCGGCCAGGTCGAGGAGATCCGCGACTGCGTCCTGGGCCTGGACGAGCTGGAGGACTGCGGCGTCCTGCCGCGCCTGCTGGCCGCCCGGGACTGA